One part of the Mariniflexile litorale genome encodes these proteins:
- a CDS encoding DUF4249 family protein, with translation MKKFIFLLIILSSCIDNEIDASFSDQLTVEGAIMENRFAEIYLTNSLPFDGIIDSLEVAKSIETKAKVELSNGEVTEILTLKREDSKFPFLFYRSNIIKGELGKQYDLSITIRDKVFTSKTTLPEKLEVLEIDFLKSIKDGVNQPDHRDIKLTINNNVKSVRYFKVLIKNEKEAKFSFAKPFIFNTENFSTDTFPLIVTYVEIKKDGERENKLKVNEVIELQLIAITKEQFDFWKSIKGDESTFIGNSSFSNEIISNVSNGAFGYWSGENVVFKKFIIPQN, from the coding sequence ATGAAAAAATTTATTTTTTTGCTAATAATTCTGTCAAGTTGCATAGATAACGAAATTGATGCTTCATTTTCAGATCAGCTTACTGTTGAAGGAGCAATTATGGAAAATAGATTTGCAGAAATATACTTGACAAATAGTTTGCCCTTTGATGGTATTATTGACTCTTTAGAGGTTGCTAAATCTATTGAAACTAAAGCTAAAGTTGAGCTTTCTAACGGAGAGGTTACTGAAATATTAACCTTAAAAAGAGAAGACTCTAAATTTCCTTTTTTGTTTTATAGAAGTAATATTATTAAAGGAGAACTAGGCAAGCAATATGATTTATCTATAACAATTAGAGACAAAGTGTTTACATCTAAAACGACCTTGCCAGAAAAACTGGAAGTATTGGAAATTGATTTTTTAAAATCAATTAAGGATGGAGTTAATCAACCAGATCATAGAGATATTAAATTAACGATTAATAATAATGTTAAGTCTGTTAGGTATTTCAAAGTATTAATTAAAAACGAAAAGGAAGCTAAGTTTTCATTTGCGAAACCTTTTATATTTAACACAGAAAATTTTTCTACAGATACATTTCCGCTTATAGTTACCTATGTAGAAATAAAAAAAGATGGAGAAAGAGAAAATAAACTTAAAGTTAATGAAGTGATTGAGTTACAACTTATAGCTATTACAAAAGAACAATTTGATTTTTGGAAATCAATTAAAGGGGATGAATCTACATTCATAGGGAACTCTTCTTTTTCTAATGAAATTATTAGCAATGTTAGTAATGGTGCTTTTGGCTACTGGTCAGGAGAGAATGTTGTGTTTAAAAAATTCATTATACCCCAAAACTAA
- a CDS encoding TonB-dependent receptor: MYRTKCLIVSFVFIFLGKATSQNSITSKVFDFEKNTPVLDVSIRIQGTDKGTYTNEDGFFYLDNIANSSILILSKIGYSPLHITVNDIGDVIYLEPEISLLKEVTIRTFSSSQLKKVVPGQIYFSQKDIERLPFILGEKDVIKLIQYTPGVQQATEGQSGLLVRGGNGSMNLTLLDNIYLHNTSHLGGLFSAINSDFVHSLEFSKAGFDASYGGRLSSITDIKTLKAPDSTYFNGSLGLLSTKLTGNIKIDNSNSLLISGRRTYLELFKPIFGKDDSVLGKDSNYSLHDFFVKHSLSLTSRDKLETSLYLTEDNYKDKTKGRNRKLKWGNFLLGTTYTHQFSNSFSSQTTLSNSFYKFSFGSDDFIFDYDANSTYNVLNLNHHFLWDKTNYLFKIGASYNKNKILPKRVQASINNSPLEILNQETYKFDDVSLFGDLEFQIYDKLKVKSGLRFTTYITESNALVTNDKFYCLEPRLSVKYQFKDNQAFKFSYQKLNQFIHQASFSSFSLPADFFVISNKDVKPQVSNQLSLSYIFEENGTQFNSALFFKNVSNYTEFSNGSINNLFSNNIYEDIVAGKFNSYGLELSINKKINKLTAQAALTLSKTIAQFDAINQGNYFSTNFDRPINFNTIVSYKLNDRIELGTIFLFTSGQNYTRPKDIRIVGERPIVNFESKNASRFPNYHRLDLSCTYSFKQKGKWNSKLNLTLYNAYNNNNPFQIYFATDGNADDSFIEIIEKRDNFFPLLPTLNWLFSF; encoded by the coding sequence ATGTACCGTACAAAATGCTTAATTGTTTCATTCGTTTTTATTTTTTTAGGTAAAGCAACATCTCAAAATTCTATTACTTCCAAAGTATTTGATTTTGAAAAAAATACACCTGTTTTGGATGTTTCTATTCGAATACAGGGCACAGATAAAGGAACTTATACAAATGAGGATGGTTTTTTTTATTTAGACAATATTGCAAATAGTTCTATCCTAATTTTATCTAAAATTGGCTATAGTCCATTGCATATAACTGTTAATGATATAGGTGATGTTATTTATTTGGAACCTGAAATTAGTTTATTAAAAGAAGTAACAATAAGAACTTTTTCAAGCAGTCAATTAAAAAAAGTAGTTCCAGGTCAAATTTATTTTTCACAAAAAGATATAGAGCGCCTACCTTTTATTTTAGGAGAAAAAGATGTTATTAAACTAATTCAATATACTCCTGGGGTTCAGCAGGCCACTGAGGGTCAATCGGGGCTCTTAGTAAGGGGTGGCAATGGCAGTATGAATTTAACCTTACTAGATAATATCTATTTGCATAACACATCTCATTTAGGAGGCTTATTTTCGGCTATAAATTCTGATTTTGTTCATTCTTTAGAATTTTCTAAAGCTGGTTTTGATGCTAGTTATGGCGGTCGATTATCTTCTATTACAGATATAAAAACACTAAAAGCGCCTGATAGTACTTATTTTAATGGAAGCTTAGGTTTATTATCTACAAAGTTAACAGGTAATATAAAAATTGATAATAGTAATAGTTTGTTAATATCGGGCAGAAGAACATATCTAGAACTTTTCAAACCTATTTTTGGGAAAGATGACTCTGTTCTTGGGAAAGATAGTAACTACTCGTTACACGATTTCTTTGTAAAACATTCTTTAAGTTTAACATCAAGGGATAAATTAGAAACCTCTCTGTATTTAACAGAAGATAATTATAAAGACAAAACTAAAGGGAGAAACAGAAAGTTGAAGTGGGGTAATTTTTTATTAGGAACCACTTACACACACCAATTTTCTAATAGTTTTAGTTCTCAAACAACACTTAGTAATAGTTTCTATAAGTTTTCATTTGGAAGCGATGATTTTATTTTTGATTATGATGCAAATAGTACCTATAATGTATTGAATTTAAATCATCATTTTTTATGGGATAAAACCAATTATCTATTTAAGATTGGGGCATCTTATAATAAAAATAAAATACTCCCTAAACGTGTTCAAGCTAGCATAAACAATTCCCCTTTAGAAATTTTAAATCAAGAAACTTATAAATTTGATGATGTTAGTCTGTTTGGAGATCTGGAATTTCAGATTTATGATAAATTAAAAGTTAAATCAGGATTACGTTTTACAACATATATAACAGAATCTAATGCTTTGGTAACTAATGATAAGTTTTACTGCTTAGAGCCTAGATTAAGTGTTAAGTATCAATTTAAAGATAATCAAGCTTTCAAATTTAGTTACCAAAAATTAAACCAATTTATTCACCAAGCCTCTTTTAGTTCATTTAGTTTGCCTGCAGATTTTTTTGTGATAAGTAATAAAGATGTAAAGCCTCAAGTTTCAAATCAATTAAGTTTGAGTTATATTTTTGAGGAAAATGGAACACAATTTAACAGTGCACTATTTTTTAAAAATGTTTCTAACTATACTGAATTTTCGAATGGGTCAATTAATAATTTATTTTCTAACAATATCTATGAAGATATAGTAGCAGGAAAGTTTAACTCTTATGGCTTAGAATTAAGCATTAATAAAAAAATAAACAAACTTACAGCGCAAGCCGCACTAACGCTATCTAAAACCATTGCTCAATTTGATGCGATAAATCAGGGGAATTATTTCTCAACAAATTTTGACAGACCCATAAACTTCAACACTATTGTAAGCTATAAATTAAATGATAGGATTGAGTTAGGAACTATATTCTTATTTACTAGCGGTCAAAATTATACCAGACCTAAAGATATTAGAATTGTAGGCGAACGTCCTATCGTTAATTTTGAATCTAAAAATGCCTCACGTTTCCCTAATTACCACCGTTTGGATTTATCTTGTACATATTCTTTCAAACAGAAAGGGAAGTGGAATTCAAAATTAAATTTAACCTTATATAATGCTTACAATAATAATAATCCGTTTCAAATATATTTCGCTACGGATGGTAATGCAGATGACTCATTCATAGAAATCATAGAAAAAAGGGATAATTTTTTCCCGCTTTTACCTACGCTAAACTGGCTGTTTTCTTTTTAA
- a CDS encoding S41 family peptidase, translating into MPYKNKYLPLIIGTAIAVGIIIGGKLNFSDAPDKLFSKNSKKDKLNRLIDYIEYDYVDDVNTDSIVDVTVNGILENLDPHSVYIPKEEMQSVAENMKGDFIGIGISFYPYKDTIAVIRAIEGGPSDKAGIKGGDRIVMADGDTLYGNKLNDGELVKKLKGTLNSKVNLKIFRKGEPKLLNFTVKRSNIPIKSVDAAYMLTNKLGYIKVNRFAESTYKEFKKGLDKLLGLGATEIALDLRDNPGGFLGIAEQIADEFLEDDKLILFTKNKRGNIEKSFATDKGDFEKGKLYVLINENSASASEIVAGALQDNDKGTIIGRRSYGKGLVQREMDLGDGSAVRLTVSRYYTPTGRSIQRPYSKGNKDYYDEYFSRMESGELLDPDKIQVADSLKYKTPKGKIVYGGGGIIPDMFVPIDNSMQNETLTFLQRRGFISYFVFETLEKDRKLYDGISRQVFIDTFEIPEKMVYDFQEYLNKRTESQLTFVAYHDEVKQYLKATLADQLYGSGAFEEVINQRDIMIEEVIELSKKG; encoded by the coding sequence ATGCCATATAAAAATAAATATTTACCCTTAATAATTGGTACAGCCATTGCTGTAGGTATTATTATTGGAGGTAAGTTAAATTTTAGTGATGCACCTGATAAATTATTTTCAAAAAATAGCAAAAAAGATAAGCTTAATAGGCTTATAGATTACATTGAATATGATTATGTAGATGATGTTAATACCGATAGCATTGTAGATGTTACAGTAAACGGTATTTTAGAAAATCTAGACCCCCATTCGGTGTATATTCCTAAAGAAGAAATGCAAAGTGTTGCCGAAAACATGAAAGGTGATTTTATAGGTATTGGTATTAGTTTTTATCCATATAAAGATACCATAGCAGTTATTAGAGCCATTGAAGGAGGGCCAAGCGACAAAGCAGGCATAAAAGGGGGCGACCGGATTGTTATGGCCGATGGAGATACCCTTTATGGTAATAAGTTAAATGACGGCGAATTGGTAAAAAAACTTAAAGGAACATTAAATAGTAAAGTCAACTTAAAAATCTTTAGAAAAGGCGAACCAAAGCTGTTAAATTTTACCGTAAAACGTTCAAACATTCCCATAAAAAGTGTCGATGCAGCTTACATGCTTACCAATAAATTAGGCTATATAAAAGTCAATCGTTTTGCTGAAAGTACTTATAAAGAATTTAAAAAAGGTTTAGATAAACTCTTGGGTTTAGGAGCAACCGAAATTGCGCTTGATTTACGTGATAACCCTGGTGGATTTTTAGGTATTGCGGAACAAATTGCAGACGAGTTTCTCGAAGATGATAAACTAATTTTGTTTACAAAAAATAAACGTGGTAATATCGAAAAAAGCTTCGCTACTGATAAAGGCGATTTTGAAAAAGGTAAACTGTACGTATTAATAAATGAAAATTCAGCTTCTGCAAGTGAAATTGTGGCGGGTGCTTTACAAGATAATGATAAAGGCACCATCATTGGGCGACGTTCTTACGGCAAAGGCTTGGTGCAACGCGAAATGGATCTAGGCGACGGCAGTGCGGTACGTTTAACAGTGTCAAGGTATTATACACCAACAGGTCGTTCCATTCAACGTCCATATAGTAAAGGAAATAAAGATTATTACGATGAGTATTTTAGTAGAATGGAGAGCGGTGAGCTATTGGATCCAGATAAAATTCAAGTGGCAGATTCCTTAAAATATAAAACACCTAAAGGAAAAATTGTATATGGTGGTGGTGGCATCATACCAGATATGTTTGTGCCTATAGACAATAGTATGCAAAACGAGACACTCACTTTTTTACAGCGACGTGGTTTTATCAGCTATTTTGTTTTTGAAACTTTAGAAAAAGACAGAAAACTTTATGATGGTATTTCAAGACAAGTGTTTATTGATACCTTTGAAATTCCAGAAAAAATGGTTTATGATTTTCAAGAGTATTTAAATAAAAGAACTGAATCTCAATTAACATTCGTAGCCTATCATGATGAGGTAAAACAATATTTAAAAGCAACGTTAGCAGATCAACTTTATGGCTCTGGTGCTTTTGAAGAAGTAATCAATCAACGAGATATTATGATTGAAGAGGTTATTGAGTTGAGTAAAAAAGGATAA
- a CDS encoding dCMP deaminase family protein, with translation MPEKKQLKYDKAYLRIAQEWGKLSYCKRRQVGALIVKDRMIISDGYNGTPSGFENFCEDDEGYTKWYVLHAEANAILKVAASTQSCKGATLYITMSPCKECSKLIHQAGIVKVVYHQAYKDNSGLEFLKKAGIELKQIEDLQA, from the coding sequence ATGCCAGAAAAAAAACAGCTTAAATACGATAAAGCTTACTTAAGAATTGCACAAGAATGGGGAAAACTATCGTATTGTAAACGCAGACAGGTAGGAGCTCTTATTGTAAAAGATAGAATGATCATATCAGATGGATATAACGGAACACCATCGGGCTTTGAAAATTTTTGTGAAGACGATGAAGGTTATACCAAATGGTATGTATTACATGCCGAAGCAAATGCTATTTTAAAAGTAGCAGCATCAACACAATCCTGCAAAGGCGCAACACTTTATATTACGATGTCACCCTGTAAAGAATGTAGCAAACTCATACATCAAGCTGGTATTGTAAAAGTAGTATATCATCAAGCCTATAAAGACAATTCTGGATTAGAATTCTTAAAAAAAGCAGGAATTGAGCTAAAACAAATTGAAGATTTACAAGCCTAA
- a CDS encoding HupE/UreJ family protein, with protein MFENFWFNVQYGINHVLDIKAYDHVLFLVVLTVPYMFKDWKRVLLLVTMFTLGHTLSLVLAVYNIISVKATMIEFLIPITILIVALFNVFTSGKGAQKEKVGVLFLSTLFFGLIHGLGFAREFKMLLNDYESKPVLLLEFALGIEIAQIIIVFAVLLLGYIMQTIFRFNKRDWIMVTSAIVVGLVIPMILHSGFLA; from the coding sequence ATGTTCGAAAATTTTTGGTTCAACGTTCAATATGGCATCAACCACGTACTCGATATAAAAGCCTACGACCACGTATTATTTCTTGTAGTTTTAACCGTGCCGTATATGTTTAAAGATTGGAAACGTGTGTTGTTGTTAGTTACCATGTTTACTTTGGGCCATACACTATCACTTGTTTTAGCAGTCTATAATATTATTAGTGTTAAGGCGACCATGATAGAGTTTCTTATACCAATAACCATACTAATTGTAGCACTCTTTAACGTATTTACCTCGGGTAAAGGTGCTCAAAAAGAAAAGGTAGGCGTTTTATTTTTGTCAACTCTATTCTTTGGTTTAATACACGGTCTAGGTTTTGCGCGTGAGTTTAAAATGCTATTAAACGATTACGAAAGTAAACCAGTGCTATTACTCGAATTTGCTTTAGGTATCGAGATCGCTCAAATAATTATTGTATTTGCGGTTTTATTATTAGGCTATATCATGCAAACCATATTCAGGTTTAACAAACGCGATTGGATTATGGTAACTTCTGCCATCGTTGTTGGCCTCGTCATTCCCATGATACTTCATAGTGGTTTTTTAGCTTAG
- a CDS encoding insulinase family protein, with product MKHILTLSIIFFILLAPNGLAQSLNYSEPLPVDETIKKGVLPNGMTYYIKSTDVVKDAASYYIIQNVGSILENDNQQGLAHFLEHMAFNGTENFPGKGILNTLQKQGAVFVKGINAYTGFDETVYNLNNIPTKDGLQRQ from the coding sequence ATGAAACACATTTTAACTTTATCAATTATCTTTTTTATTTTACTAGCACCAAACGGTTTAGCACAATCACTTAATTATAGTGAGCCCCTGCCTGTAGATGAAACAATCAAAAAAGGAGTACTGCCTAATGGCATGACCTATTACATAAAAAGTACAGATGTCGTTAAAGATGCCGCTAGTTATTATATCATTCAAAATGTGGGTTCCATCTTAGAAAATGATAACCAACAAGGTTTAGCGCATTTTCTAGAGCATATGGCATTTAATGGTACCGAGAATTTTCCTGGAAAAGGGATATTAAACACACTTCAAAAACAGGGTGCTGTATTTGTGAAAGGTATTAATGCCTATACAGGATTTGATGAAACTGTTTACAACTTAAACAACATCCCAACAAAAGATGGTTTGCAACGACAGTAA
- a CDS encoding alpha-L-arabinofuranosidase C-terminal domain-containing protein, whose product MFNVKSLICIIIFYVVTHHVNSQNNKTLISINKSENAPVISKHIYGHFAEHLGRCIYEGFFVGDTSKIPNINGVRKDIIEALRELKIPNLRWPGGCFADTYHWKDGIGPRENRPTIVNKWWGGVTEDNSFGTHDFLNMCEILETEPYLSGNVGSGTVQELADWVQYTNFGGKSPMSDLRKANGREEPWKVTYWGIGNEAWGCGGNMTADYYANEYRKYATFISDWENTGDIKRIASGANSNDYKWTETLMKNIPGRMLGGLALHHYSVIDWEKKGDAVSFTEKQYFQTMTEALKMEELVTKHAAIMDTYDPNKKIDLVVDEWGGWYEVEKGTNPGFLYQQNTMRDAVLAGTTLNIFNNHADRVRMANLAQCVNVLQAVILTDKAKMILTPTYHIMKMYNVHQDAQLLPISFTSPLYTLNNETLPALSVSASKDKQGVKHISFVNIDANKEHTIKMDCSILNIKKISGTILTSKHIQDHNSFDEPNKIEPKIFNTFTFKKDELELTIPPFSVVVIEAK is encoded by the coding sequence ATGTTTAATGTCAAATCACTTATATGTATTATAATATTTTATGTGGTTACCCACCATGTTAACTCACAAAACAATAAAACTTTAATTTCAATAAATAAAAGTGAAAATGCACCTGTTATAAGTAAACATATTTACGGTCATTTTGCAGAACATTTAGGACGTTGTATTTATGAAGGTTTTTTTGTTGGAGATACATCTAAAATACCAAATATAAATGGTGTTCGAAAAGATATAATTGAAGCTCTTAGGGAGCTTAAAATACCAAATTTACGTTGGCCTGGTGGTTGCTTTGCCGATACGTATCACTGGAAAGATGGTATTGGCCCCAGAGAAAATAGGCCAACTATAGTAAATAAATGGTGGGGAGGTGTCACCGAAGACAATAGTTTTGGTACACACGATTTTTTAAACATGTGTGAAATACTTGAAACCGAACCATATCTTTCTGGAAATGTTGGAAGTGGTACCGTGCAAGAACTTGCAGATTGGGTTCAATATACCAATTTTGGAGGAAAAAGCCCGATGAGCGATTTGCGAAAAGCAAATGGCAGAGAAGAACCTTGGAAAGTAACCTATTGGGGAATAGGAAATGAAGCTTGGGGATGTGGTGGTAATATGACCGCAGATTATTATGCAAATGAATATCGAAAATATGCAACATTTATTTCAGATTGGGAAAATACGGGTGATATAAAACGTATTGCTTCTGGAGCAAATAGTAACGATTATAAATGGACAGAAACCCTAATGAAAAATATTCCTGGAAGAATGTTAGGAGGGTTAGCATTACACCATTATTCTGTGATAGATTGGGAAAAGAAAGGGGATGCTGTTAGTTTTACAGAAAAACAGTATTTTCAAACTATGACAGAAGCCTTAAAAATGGAAGAATTAGTTACAAAACATGCTGCAATCATGGATACCTACGATCCCAATAAGAAAATTGATTTGGTTGTAGATGAATGGGGAGGTTGGTACGAAGTTGAAAAAGGCACGAATCCAGGTTTTTTATATCAGCAAAACACCATGCGAGATGCAGTATTAGCAGGAACCACTCTTAACATTTTTAATAATCATGCAGATCGAGTTCGTATGGCAAATTTGGCACAATGTGTAAATGTTTTACAAGCTGTTATATTAACAGATAAAGCTAAAATGATTTTAACACCAACTTATCATATCATGAAAATGTATAATGTACATCAAGATGCGCAATTATTACCAATTTCATTCACCTCTCCATTATATACGCTTAATAATGAAACGCTACCAGCCTTGTCGGTTTCTGCATCCAAAGATAAACAAGGCGTTAAACATATTTCTTTTGTAAATATTGATGCAAATAAAGAGCACACAATAAAAATGGATTGTAGTATCCTTAATATAAAGAAAATTTCTGGAACGATATTAACATCCAAACATATTCAAGACCATAACTCTTTTGATGAGCCTAATAAAATTGAGCCTAAAATTTTTAATACATTCACATTTAAAAAAGATGAATTAGAGTTAACGATTCCGCCTTTTTCTGTAGTAGTGATAGAAGCGAAATAA
- a CDS encoding aldose epimerase family protein — translation MNRLKKSFYVLSLLSITFLSVQCKNEKKKEVEVIPEKVNLVSISKESFGTTSDSIEVEKYTLKNEKGMEVSIITFGGIITSWTAPDKSNNYKDIVLGYNTLKPYETNPTFFGALIGRYGNRIAKGKFTVDGKEYTLATNDGSNHLHGGVKGFDKVVWSATEAQTDSTASIILTYLSKDMEEGYPGDLNTKVIYTLTNDNELKVDYEATTNKATIVNLTQHSYFNLTGDFSRTILDHELMINADKLVPVDATLIPTGELTDVTNTPFDFRNSKPIGQDINAENTQLKRGLGYDHCWVLNNQNEGVRLVATAYDKDSGRVLEVLSDEPGIQLYTGNFLDGTLPSKNGGTYAYRTGFCLETQHYPDSPNQKDFPSTVLNPGETYKSKTSFKFSVK, via the coding sequence ATGAATAGATTAAAAAAAAGTTTCTATGTTCTTTCCTTATTAAGCATCACTTTTTTAAGTGTACAATGTAAAAATGAAAAGAAAAAAGAGGTTGAAGTAATTCCTGAAAAAGTAAATCTAGTATCCATTTCTAAAGAGTCCTTTGGAACCACTTCTGATAGTATTGAAGTAGAAAAATATACTTTGAAAAATGAAAAAGGAATGGAAGTAAGTATTATTACTTTCGGAGGAATTATTACTTCTTGGACTGCACCAGACAAAAGCAATAATTATAAAGATATTGTGTTAGGTTATAATACTCTAAAGCCCTACGAAACTAACCCAACCTTTTTTGGAGCTTTAATTGGCAGATATGGAAATAGGATTGCTAAAGGCAAATTTACTGTAGATGGTAAAGAATATACTCTGGCGACTAATGATGGTTCTAATCATTTACATGGCGGCGTAAAAGGGTTTGACAAAGTGGTTTGGTCTGCAACAGAAGCACAAACTGATAGTACAGCATCTATAATACTTACCTATTTAAGTAAAGATATGGAAGAAGGCTACCCAGGAGATTTAAATACAAAGGTGATTTATACACTTACCAATGATAACGAACTTAAGGTGGATTATGAAGCAACTACTAATAAAGCCACAATCGTTAACCTTACGCAACATTCTTATTTTAATTTAACAGGCGATTTTTCAAGAACTATCTTAGATCATGAATTAATGATAAATGCAGATAAGTTAGTTCCTGTTGATGCTACATTAATTCCAACAGGAGAACTTACAGATGTAACTAATACGCCTTTTGACTTTAGAAATTCTAAACCAATAGGACAAGATATAAATGCTGAAAATACGCAATTAAAAAGAGGTTTAGGATATGACCATTGTTGGGTTTTAAATAATCAAAATGAAGGAGTTCGATTAGTCGCTACTGCTTATGATAAAGATAGTGGTAGAGTTCTTGAGGTACTTTCTGATGAACCAGGGATCCAATTATATACTGGAAACTTTTTAGATGGTACGTTGCCAAGTAAAAATGGAGGGACTTATGCTTATAGAACAGGTTTTTGTTTAGAAACGCAACATTATCCAGACTCACCAAATCAAAAAGATTTTCCTTCTACAGTATTAAATCCAGGCGAAACATATAAATCTAAAACAAGCTTTAAGTTTTCGGTTAAATAA
- a CDS encoding alpha/beta fold hydrolase, which produces MTVKQHLVINGKHQKPIVIDVSYIENKTNLPVIIFCHGYKGFKDWGAWSLMANQFADAGFCFIKFNFSHNGGTVQQPIDFPDLETFSNNNYTKELDDLTTVIDWVFNNSDIQKIANTNDTSLIGHSRGGGIASIKAEEDSRIKNLISLASVSDFGSRMDGLCDLEAWKQTGVTYVINGRTKQQMPHFYQFYEDFKANEKRLTIKRAVSNLNIPHLIIHGNNDTSVLVDEANNLHAWNPKSELQIIYGANHVFRANHPWEKMNLPNHLNEVVKKIIAFLD; this is translated from the coding sequence ATGACTGTAAAACAACATTTAGTAATAAACGGAAAACATCAAAAACCTATTGTAATTGATGTTAGCTATATTGAAAATAAAACGAACCTGCCCGTTATTATATTTTGCCATGGTTACAAGGGTTTTAAAGATTGGGGAGCATGGAGTTTGATGGCAAATCAATTTGCTGACGCCGGATTTTGTTTTATAAAGTTTAACTTTTCGCATAATGGTGGAACTGTTCAACAGCCTATAGATTTTCCTGATTTAGAAACATTCAGTAATAATAATTACACTAAAGAATTAGACGATTTAACAACCGTTATAGATTGGGTTTTTAATAATTCAGACATACAGAAAATAGCCAATACGAATGATACTTCATTAATTGGTCATAGTAGAGGCGGTGGTATTGCATCCATTAAAGCAGAAGAGGATAGTAGAATTAAAAATTTAATTAGTTTAGCAAGTGTCTCCGATTTTGGTAGTAGAATGGATGGACTTTGCGATTTAGAAGCATGGAAACAAACTGGTGTTACCTATGTTATAAATGGTAGAACTAAGCAACAAATGCCACATTTTTATCAGTTTTATGAAGATTTTAAAGCTAATGAAAAACGACTAACTATTAAACGTGCTGTTTCAAACTTAAACATCCCACATCTTATAATTCATGGTAACAATGATACCAGTGTTTTAGTAGATGAAGCGAATAATCTTCATGCTTGGAACCCAAAAAGTGAATTGCAAATTATTTATGGTGCTAACCATGTGTTTAGAGCTAATCATCCATGGGAAAAAATGAACTTACCTAACCATTTAAATGAAGTAGTAAAGAAGATTATTGCCTTTTTAGATTAA